ACGGCGCCGGGCTGGTGATGAACACCCTCGACCTGGTGAAGGCGGCGGGCGGCGAGCCCGCGAACTTCCTCGACATCGGCGGCGGCGCCCGTGCCGACGTGGTGCGCAACGCCCTCGACATGGTGCTCAGCGACCCCCAGGTGCGGGGGGTGTTCATCAACATCTTCGGCGGCATCACCCGCGGCGACGAGGTGGCGCGCGGGATCATCCAGGCGCGCGACGAGCTCCGCATCACCAAGCCGCTGGTGGTCCGCATGACCGGCACCCGCGAGCAGGAGGGCCGGGAGCTGCTCCGGGAGGCGGGCATCGTTCCCGGCGTGAGCGCGGTCGACGCCGCCCGGCAGATCGTCGAGCTCACCAGGGAGGGCTGAGGCGTGTCCATCCTCATCGACCGCTCCACCCGCGTCCTCGTCCAGGGCATCACCGGCCGCGAGGGCAGCTTCCACACCGAGCAGATGCAGGCGTACGGCACCAACGTGGTCGC
This DNA window, taken from Candidatus Dormiibacterota bacterium, encodes the following:
- a CDS encoding succinate--CoA ligase subunit alpha, producing the protein MSILIDRSTRVLVQGITGREGSFHTEQMQAYGTNVVA